In a genomic window of Gigantopelta aegis isolate Gae_Host chromosome 9, Gae_host_genome, whole genome shotgun sequence:
- the LOC121381887 gene encoding cGMP-specific 3',5'-cyclic phosphodiesterase-like, giving the protein MWMKKALNLIKGNKKQKTKRWLDKHQSFLKDYLESAPQRRLDKLGVYLIDTTLFATSITSSLNMLDQRHTEVKRQLPPISPDVLRGSDEAFLFMELVKDISDELDVDMLCHKILRNVSVLTKSDRGSLFLVRGTGDKRYLVPSLFDVTQTTTFEESVASEKPNIRIPLGKGIAGAVAQTKETINIPEAYNDPRFNTEVDIKTGYQTHSVLCMPILNKDGECIAVAEIINKCSGPPHEFTQKDVTVFRRYLMFCGIGLTNAHLFEMSLTEYRRNQILLDLARHIFTEQTNLEKLIEKILKDAKNLSGSQRCSVYLLQNFEESFDGYTDVGFGRRDKVDGRYEREYKIADAVVFSTVFDLETTDDRNVYTINTKPEMSVGVAIARDVIVSKKATHIEQIELQSKYATADFAKDNDVQTCITTVPIFNNKKQIIGVIQHKFAKDSFEEDHEMMIEAFSVFTGLGIHNCIMYEQVSTLMAKQKVALEVLSYHVAAQPDETKSLVQADIQSAQHWNLCSFTMDDIDLDELELAKAGIRMFLESKVLRKFKVPYAVVCKWILSVKKNYRPVIYHNWRHAFNVCQSAFSMLYTGKLVRQFDDLEVFAFLVACLCHDLDHRGTNNAFQVKVESALALLYSTSVMENHHFNQCVMLLHSEGNNIFASLCSTDYRTVLGYVEHYILSTDLMRYFARRDEFKEILKKGDRNFKKPERKQLLSAMMMTGADLSAMYKPWSICFRTSKQVVGEFFHQGDLERQKLGMDPVPMMDRKRRSEMPRLQMNFFDSVCLPLYDSLSQYEPRLRLLYESCSRNRAEWNKLIGADIDIDIDIDPNAPSLSTRTIHPLPKLPR; this is encoded by the exons ATGTGGATGAAAAAAGCTCTAAATTTaataaaaggaaacaaaaaacagaaaacgAAGCGTTGGCTGGATAAACACCAGAGTTTTCTAAAGGACTATCTAGAGAGTGCACCACAGAGGAGGCTGGATAAACTTGGAGTGTATTTAATAGATACAACGCTGTTTGCAACCAGTATCACAAGCAGTCTTAATATGCTAGACCAACGACACACAGAAGTAAAACGACAGTTACCTCCTATTTCACCAGATGTTTTGAGAGGATCGGATGAAGCTTTCCTATTTATGGAATTGGTTAAAGATATCTCAGATGAGCTGGACGTCGATATGCTATGTCATAAAATTTTACGGAATGTCTCTGTTCTTACCAAGAGTGATAGGGGTAGTCTGTTTCTAGTCAGAGGAACGGGtgataaaaggtatttggtcccaagtttgtttGATGTGACGCAAACGACAACATTCGAAGAAAGCGTTGCTTCAGAAAAACCTAACATTCGTATTCCACTTGGAAAGGGTATTGCCGGAGCTGTCGCACAGACCAAAGAAACTATTAATATACCTGAAGCATATAACGATCCAAGATTCAACACAGAAGTGGACATTAAAACTGGGTATCAGACACACAGCGTCCTTTGTATGCCGATTTTGAATAAGGATGGCGAATGTATTGCAGTAGCTGAAATCATTAACAAATGCAGCGGGCCGCCTCACGAGTTTACTCAGAAGGACGTCACCGTGTTTCGTCGCTATCTGATGTTCTGTGGAATTGGACTAACAAATGCCCACTTGTTCGAAATGTCGTTAACGGAATATCGTCGAAATCAGATACTGCTGGATCTGGCGCGACACATCTTTACCGAGCAGACGAACCTGGAGAAACTGATTGAGAAGATTTTGAAGGACGCCAAGAACCTCTCAGGCAGCCAGCGATGCTCAGTGTATCTGTTGCAAAATTTCGAGGAATCGTTCGACGGATATACTGACGTTGGATTTGGTAGACGTGACAAGGTAGACGGTAGGTACGAGAGAGAATACAAAATCGCCGATGCAGTTGTGTTCTCAACCGTGTTTGATTTGGAAACCACAGATGACAGGAACGTTTACACCATCAATACAAAGCCGGAGATGTCTGTAGGTGTCGCCATAGCACGAGATGTCATAGTCTCAAAAAAGGCCACCCACATAGAGCAAATCGAGTTGCAGTCTAAATACGCAACAGCCGATTTCGCAAAGGACAACGATGTTCAAACGTGTATCACGACGGTACCgattttcaacaacaaaaaacagatTATTGGTGTGATTCAACATAAGTTTGCTAAGGATTCGTTCGAAGAAGATCACGAAATGATGATCGAGGCGTTCTCCGTGTTCACCGGTCTCGGCATCCACAACTGCATCATGTACGAGCAGGTGAGCACGCTGATGGCGAAGCAGAAGGTTGCGCTGGAGGTTCTGTCGTACCACGTGGCCGCGCAGCCCGACGAGACGAAGAGCCTTGTCCAGGCGGACATCCAGTCAGCGCAGCACTGGAATCTGTGCTCTTTCACGATGGACGACATTGACCTGGACGAGTTGGAACTGGCCAAGGCGGGCATTCGCATGTTTCTCGAGTCAAAAGTGCTGAGGAAGTTCAAGGTGCCCTATGCCGTCGTCTGCAAGTGGATCCTGAGCGTGAAGAAGAACTACCGCCCGGTGATCTACCACAACTGGCGGCATGCGTTCAACGTCTGCCAGAGCGCGTTCTCCATGCTCTACACGGGCAAGCTGGTCCGGCAGTTCGACGACCTCGAGGTGTTCGCCTTCCTCGTGGCTTGCCTGTGCCACGACCTCGACCACAGGGGCACGAACAACGCGTTCCAGGTGAAGGTGGAGTCGGCGCTGGCGCTCCTATACAGCACGTCGGTGATGGAGAACCACCACTTCAACCAGTGCGTCATGCTGCTGCACAGCGAGGGCAACAACATCTTCGCCTCGCTGTGCTCCACCGACTACAGGACCGTGCTCGGCTACGTGGAGCACTACATCCTGTCAACAGACCTCATGCGCTACTTCGCCAGGAGGGACGAATTCAAag AGATCCTCAAAAAGGGCGACAGAAACTTCAAAAAGCCCGAGAGAAAGCAGCTGCTTTCTGCCATGATGATGACCGGCGCAGACCTGTCGGCCATGTACAAACCGTGGAGCATCTGCTTCAGGACGTCCAAGCAGGTGGTGGGCGAGTTCTTCCACCAGGGGGATCTCGAACGCCAGAAACTCGGCATGGACCCGGTGCCCATGATGGACAGGAAGAGGCGGTCCGAAATGCCCCGCCTCCAGATGAACTTCTTCGACTCGGTGTGCTTGCCGCTGTACGATTCCCTCTCCCAGTACGAGCCGCGGCTCCGGCTCCTGTACGAGAGCTGCTCGAGGAACCGCGCCGAGTGGAACAAACTGATCGGCGCCGACATCGACATCGACATCGACATCGACCCTAACGCGCCGTCTTTGTCGACGAGAACGATCCACCCTCTGCCCAAGTTGCCGAGATGA